A segment of the Spiroplasma helicoides genome:
CAGCAGAATTTGTAATGAGATCTTCAATAACTAATTCTGAAATTACAAATCTTTGAAATACTTTTATTAAAGGTGCTGAAGGTTTAAATAAATATTTGATTGATAATGAAAATGCAAGTTGAAGTGATGCAAAAAATAATAATCATGATTTTGGTTTGATTCTGGATAAATCAAGTAAAACAGTTAAATTTAAATTAAGAAAATCAGTTCCATATTTTGAGTCACTTTTATGTTTTGGTGCTTTTGCACCAATACACTTAGATAGTAGAAAAAATATGGCAAATATAACAAACTTTAAAGAAGCTTATTATTCAGGTGCATTTTTACCAAAAGAAATAAAAAATCAAGATGAAATGATTTTAGAAAAAAGTCAAAGTTATTGATTTAAAGATATGGTAAGTATTGATAAAATCAAATACTTATACATAATATCAAAGCCAACACCTTCAACAGAAAGAGAATTGTTTGAAGCAGGTAACTCATCGGGATTTGTTATTAATAATAAAGACGATCAAGGTTGAAATAGATACATTGGTTCAGATATTAATAAACCAACATTCGACCACACATATGATACACCAACAATTGATTCAGTTGCATCATCTGCTTTGTATTTTAATTTGTATAATTCAACTATTGATGACAGTGATAACATAGAAAAACAAAGAGCTATTAAAGCAAGTAAGTTATTACAAAATAAATATGCAAGAGCGTGAATTTCAACTAAAATTGATAGAAGTGTATTTTTGAAATATTACACAGATAAATTTGATAACAATCAACCAACTTCACAAATGATCAGAAACACTTACACAGCAGCAAAAGTAGGGGTGGACAAAAATAATAAAGACTACACAAAGTACATTGAAGATGAAGTTAAAAATATTGTTGGTACTGAAAAAGCAAATGAAGTAGATTTATCAGCAGGTGTAGATGCTTACAAAGATAAAACACAATTATATACAGATAAAACTGACCAACAAATTTTAAGTGATTTAAAAAAATATATGGTTCAAGAAAAAATAATTAATAGTGAGAATGAAAAGTTTAATTTACAGGTTTTATTAAATCCTGAAGATATTGCAACATTAAATCCTAGAGCAATAAATATGTATGATAGATTTAATGAAATTGATGGTAATCCAATTCAAATTAAAGTTAAAGAAAATGTAACAACAGCGGATGAATATTTATCTTTATGAACTCAAGGTAAGTTTGACTTATGCAATGGTAATTGATGACCAGATTATGCAGATCCAGCAACTTTTTTAAATACACTTACAATAAATGGTGATGCAAGTACAAGAACAGGTACTGCAAAACTATTTCAATACAATACTAAGGATAATCACTATTATGTAAAAGATTTTTTAAAAACTTCAATATCAGATGATTTTGCAAGAAAATATGAAAAATATAACAATGAGATTATTAAAGCAGATCAAACTCAGGTTGATTTGAAAAATAGATATACAGAATTTGCAAAGCAAGAAGCAAGCTATTTATATAAAGATTTTTTAGCTTTACCATTTTACATTAAAGCCGCTCCAAAAAGCTACTATATTGGTTATGTAATTCCATATACAGCTAGTTATGCATTCACTTATGGAGTTTCAGGTTTAAAAGATTTTTCTAAGGTTTTAAGTAATAAACTAGTATCATATGAAGAGTCTGAAACACAAAGACAAAGAGTGGAAGACTATAAAAAATTGATACTTAATGACAAAAACATGAAAAAAGAAGATAGTGAAGACAGAAACTATATTTTATTTAAATAACAAAATACAACACTTATCAAAAGTGTTGTATTTTTAATCAAGATAAATATAAAATGATTTGCTTTATTATTTTAAGAATATTATACTAAGTTTGAGATAAAATTTTTGGGCAAGGGAATGATTTTATATGTACAGAGAAAATAATTTAAAATACTATAATAAATATGAGTTTTTAAATGAACTTATGGTTGAGAACTTCAATTGTATTTTGATTAATGACTTAAATATTCAAGTTCAAGAAGTTGATGAATATGATGAAGTGAAAACGATCGATGAATTTTCAATTGATTATACAAGTGATCAACAATTAACTATTAAAGCTTCTAATTTGAGATCTTTATATTATGCAAGTAATTACATCAAAGAGAACTTAGAGACTAATTTTAATAAAAAGTTAAAAAGCTCATTATTAGTAAGATCATATTTATTAGATATAAGTAGGGGAAAAATACCAAAAGAAAATTTTATTAGAAACTTATTATTTTATTTATCAAGTCAAAGAATTAATCAAGTTTATTTTTATATAGAACCAAATAGTATAGTTGATGGGGAGGTATGATTAGCAGGATTTGAAAAAATTCTGATTAGAAAAATAATTGAGTTTGCATCAAAATTTGCTATTGAAATAATTCCTGCTGTTTCATCTTTTAGTCATTTATATGATTTAACTACTAAATATAAAGAAATCCAAGATACTACAGCTGTAAAGTACTTAAATAGAGAGTTTTACTTTTTAGATAGACTTAATCACTACACATTAGACCCATTGAACGATAACTCATGAAAATACACAAAAGCAATCTTGGATTTTGCAACGGAAAATTTTAAATCAAAAATTATTAATATTGGTTGCGATGAACCTTATGATTTATATACTAAGGAGTTTATTAGAAAAGTTAAGTTTGCAGACATTGGAGAAATTTATTTTAATTATGTTAATAAAATAATTAATTATATATTAGAAAAAAATAAAGAACCAATGATTTGAGGCCATGCGATCGTTGATAATGAGGATAATTATTTTATATTAGAGAAATTAGATAAAAAAGTCAAAATAGCTAATTGCAACTATCACTCTTATCCTGAATTAAAACAGTTTGAACTAGTTGATAGAAATGGATTTGAACAAATTTTATGTGGAAGTGATTTAACTTTTGAAAATATATTTTCAAGCTATTCCAATGCAAGCTTAAATATATTATCCCTTTATAATCTCTCTAAAAGATTAAGTTTTTGCAAAGGACTTATGGTAACCCATTGAGGCGATTTTGGTCACATCAACAGTATAATTCAAGGATTACTAGTTGTTAAAAAATTTAATTTATTAGCTTTTAATCAAGAAAGACCTAAAATTAATGATGAGTCTTGGTTAATTTATTTATCACTTTGTCACGATGAAGTTATTCCATACAGTGAAATTATAAGATGGTGAGAAGAAGAAAAATTAGAACCAGAATATACAATTAATAAAGAAAAAAGAACTAAACTTTTTAAAGAATTATCTTCATATGATTCTGCACAATCAATTAGTGAAAATTCTGATAAAGTTGATTGACTTATAAAAAATAAATACAAAATAAACTGATTACCTAAATATTTTGTAGGGGTTTTGTTAGAAGAGCTAGATATTTATAAAGAATTCTTATATCTAAACAATATCTTAATATTAAAAATCAAAAAACACTATTATAGTTTAAAACATGTTATTGAAGAAACTGATTTTATAAATTTAAGAAAAATGGTTAATGACACTTTTGATAAATTTGAAAGTAAACTCGATAACTACTATAATTGTGGAGAACTAGGTAATCTTAGATGAGCTTATTTAAAACTTATAAATACAATTGAAAAAATAGGTTAGAAAAATAACCTATTTTTTTATTTTTATGGCATAAACACTTATTTAAATACGATATTCATATATGGAGGTGCTTATGCCAAAACTTGAAATCAGAGGTTTTATGCTTAAAAAGTCTAAATTAGCTAAAATATACTCTAAGGAACTTGAAAATTCGTATTTTGATCTTAAAAAGAGGTTTACCAATTATATGATTGATGCTTTTCCTAATATGTTAAAGGTGTGTAAAAAAGACCCTTCGTGATTTTGCTTAAATAAAAAATATATTAAATTAAATAAAAATAATGATATTTTTTTGTATGTAATGTGTGAAAGAATTAACTCATTGATAGAAGAATTTAATGAAGAAGCAGAAACATTACACCAAATCTATGCGAGCCGAGATAATAATTTATATAAAAACTAATTTTTTATACAAAAAAAGGTTTTTTTGTAAAATATAAGTGTATAATTTAAATAGTTCATTATAGTATGAACAATAAGTATTTGCAATATTTATACAAGTGCTACTAAATGTCATTACTGCCAATCTTGACATTAAAAATTACAATTTATATTGTAATTTTTTTTATTTTAAAATTATCAAAGATATAATTAATTTATCTAGAAATGAGGCTTATTTTATGGCATTAGAGATAAGAAACTTATTGATTGACAGCGAAGATATCAAAGACTTTAAAGATTATTGTGATTTGAGAGGATTAAAAACATATTTATATATTGCAAATATATTAAAAGAAATAACTCAAAAAGAGTTTATTAATTATAAAGAAGTTAGGTCTATTATAATTTATGATAAAAGAATCAAAAACATTTTATATCGTTTTTTTGCAAATATAGAAGATTCATTAAAAGCTCTTATTTTGGATCATTATGTAATTAAAAATAAAAAATATGTAAAAAATTATGATTTAAATGATTTTTCAGTATTTGAAAAATTTAACATAATAAAAAAAGGTGAAAATAAAGATAGTTGATCACATATTCTTTATATAATTTTCAAAAATAAAATTTTAGAAGCAAATAAGAAAGATGAATTATATGAATTAAAAGATTTTAGAAATAAAGTTATGCATTTTAACTTTGTTTTATTAGAAGAATTAAATTCGGGAGAATATAATTTTGCTTGATTAAATGATAATTTACATTTATTTTTAAAGTTTTTGCCCCAAAAATTTCATGATAGTTTCAAAACAAAAATAAATAACGCAAAAAATGACTTAGAAATACAAAAAGAATTTAAAATAGATCATCTTTAATATAGTTAAAGTCCCATTTTATAGGTATTTTTTTATATTTAATAGTGTAAAATATTATAGTTAGAAATATAGGTGGTTGTAATGATTAAAAAACCAAGAGGAACTGAAGATTTATTTGAAAAAAAAGCAAAGGAATACTTCGCATTAGAAATGATTTTTAGAAATATTGCTGATTTATATAATTATAATGAAATAAGAACACCATTATTTGAGGATGCTAATTTATTTTTAAGAGGTGTTGGGGAACAAACGGATATTGTTAATAAAGAAATGTATATATTTAGTGATAAAAAAGATCGTCAATTAGCATTAAGACCAGAAGGTACAGCACCAGTTGTCAGAGCAGTTTTAGAAAATAAATTGTATATAAATGAAAACCTACCACTTAAGTTATTTTATTTTGGAAGCATGTTTAGATACGAAAGACCCCAAAAAGGTAGGCAAAGAGAATTTACTACCTTTGGAGTTGAAACACTTGGATCAAAATCTCCTGAATCAGACAGCGAAATTGTTTGTTTGGCTGTAAATATCTTAAACTCAGTTGGAATTAAAAATTACAATTTATATATAAATCATTTGGTTAACGGTGATAAAAGAAAAGAGTATATAAAAGAATTAAAAAAACAACTGCAAAACATTGAATTATGTGATGATTGTAAAATTAGAATTGAAAAAAATCCATTAAGAGTGCTTGATTGTAAAATAGATCAAAATGAATTTGACGATATTATTGATATGAAAGATTATTTAAATGACGAGGAAAAAACTTATTATAGGAATTTTAAACAAAATTTGAAAAATCTAGGTATTACATTTATCGAAGATAAAAAGCTTGTAAGAGGTTTGGACTACTACACTGGCTTTGTATTTGAAATAAAAGATAAAAATAATTTAACTCTTATTGCTGGGGGTAGGTATGATAATCTAGTTAATGAATTGGGGCAAGTTGATTTACCAGCTTCAGGTTGAGGTTTAGGTGTTGAAAGAATTATTGTAAATTTAAAAGAAAATGAAATATTTTTAAGTGAAGAAGTTTGTTTGGATGCATATATTATAGGTTTAAGCGAAAAAGCTAAACAATTTTGCAATATTTTGTTGTTAATGTTAAGATCCGCAAATTTAAAAGTTGATTTTGATTTTATGGGTAGAAGTTTAAAATCTGCATTTAAACAATCAGAAAAATATAATTCAAAAAATATCATAATAATTGGTAATAATGAATTAAAAGAGAATGTTGTAATA
Coding sequences within it:
- a CDS encoding family 20 glycosylhydrolase, which translates into the protein MYRENNLKYYNKYEFLNELMVENFNCILINDLNIQVQEVDEYDEVKTIDEFSIDYTSDQQLTIKASNLRSLYYASNYIKENLETNFNKKLKSSLLVRSYLLDISRGKIPKENFIRNLLFYLSSQRINQVYFYIEPNSIVDGEVWLAGFEKILIRKIIEFASKFAIEIIPAVSSFSHLYDLTTKYKEIQDTTAVKYLNREFYFLDRLNHYTLDPLNDNSWKYTKAILDFATENFKSKIINIGCDEPYDLYTKEFIRKVKFADIGEIYFNYVNKIINYILEKNKEPMIWGHAIVDNEDNYFILEKLDKKVKIANCNYHSYPELKQFELVDRNGFEQILCGSDLTFENIFSSYSNASLNILSLYNLSKRLSFCKGLMVTHWGDFGHINSIIQGLLVVKKFNLLAFNQERPKINDESWLIYLSLCHDEVIPYSEIIRWWEEEKLEPEYTINKEKRTKLFKELSSYDSAQSISENSDKVDWLIKNKYKINWLPKYFVGVLLEELDIYKEFLYLNNILILKIKKHYYSLKHVIEETDFINLRKMVNDTFDKFESKLDNYYNCGELGNLRWAYLKLINTIEKIG
- a CDS encoding ABC transporter substrate-binding protein, which translates into the protein MSNKLKKLLSLKIGFAATLVVSSFSISCGFSIDKILNREWNSKTYVATYQYAVTSWNTAYTFQATNYNILANTNANPLGVDEYGRTFGDIFESGKKDSTYVGEHNEDFTEWTYQIRDEAKWSSWDGTNVFSITTDDFDTTAEFVMRSSITNSEITNLWNTFIKGAEGLNKYLIDNENASWSDAKNNNHDFGLILDKSSKTVKFKLRKSVPYFESLLCFGAFAPIHLDSRKNMANITNFKEAYYSGAFLPKEIKNQDEMILEKSQSYWFKDMVSIDKIKYLYIISKPTPSTERELFEAGNSSGFVINNKDDQGWNRYIGSDINKPTFDHTYDTPTIDSVASSALYFNLYNSTIDDSDNIEKQRAIKASKLLQNKYARAWISTKIDRSVFLKYYTDKFDNNQPTSQMIRNTYTAAKVGVDKNNKDYTKYIEDEVKNIVGTEKANEVDLSAGVDAYKDKTQLYTDKTDQQILSDLKKYMVQEKIINSENEKFNLQVLLNPEDIATLNPRAINMYDRFNEIDGNPIQIKVKENVTTADEYLSLWTQGKFDLCNGNWWPDYADPATFLNTLTINGDASTRTGTAKLFQYNTKDNHYYVKDFLKTSISDDFARKYEKYNNEIIKADQTQVDLKNRYTEFAKQEASYLYKDFLALPFYIKAAPKSYYIGYVIPYTASYAFTYGVSGLKDFSKVLSNKLVSYEESETQRQRVEDYKKLILNDKNMKKEDSEDRNYILFK
- the hisS gene encoding histidine--tRNA ligase; the encoded protein is MIKKPRGTEDLFEKKAKEYFALEMIFRNIADLYNYNEIRTPLFEDANLFLRGVGEQTDIVNKEMYIFSDKKDRQLALRPEGTAPVVRAVLENKLYINENLPLKLFYFGSMFRYERPQKGRQREFTTFGVETLGSKSPESDSEIVCLAVNILNSVGIKNYNLYINHLVNGDKRKEYIKELKKQLQNIELCDDCKIRIEKNPLRVLDCKIDQNEFDDIIDMKDYLNDEEKTYYRNFKQNLKNLGITFIEDKKLVRGLDYYTGFVFEIKDKNNLTLIAGGRYDNLVNELGQVDLPASGWGLGVERIIVNLKENEIFLSEEVCLDAYIIGLSEKAKQFCNILLLMLRSANLKVDFDFMGRSLKSAFKQSEKYNSKNIIIIGNNELKENVVILKKQNNKTEKKVKFENIVDEIMRGN